TAGATAGTCAAAGCTCAGTGACTGTGCTGTACATGGAGCATGCTTGCCTACACCCTTCAGAATACCATGGCATGGCAGCATTCCCAGTCTCTGAAAGCTTGGAGTCAGAACTTCAGAATCTGAGGAATTCAGTTAATTCATATCACAGATTTCATGGGGGAAGGGTGGCCAGAACACTGTTCCAAGGAGTGAAGGGAGGAAGCAAGAGCTGGGGTCAGGCATGCACATGAATGATGCAGTGTAACTCCCAATTTCACCTTACACACTGAAATACCTTTACATGTCTTGTGCTCCATCAGCAGCCGAGTGTTGATGGACTGAATTTCACCACTGCTCTACAGCAGTCAGAGTGCTGAAGAATACACAGTTTAAAGTATGTGCATaagaagaagctgagaagctgAGATCATTGAGCTTTCCAGATTTTTGCCCTAGGTTTGCGAGCTAAGACACAACATGGTGATGTCAGAATCATTCATTCCCTACCAGAGACCCAAACATCTGATTGTTCTGATCTTTGTAAAGTACATTGTGAGTATACACATCAGCTGTGTGATATATGGACAGAGAATGTCCAATTTTTCCTGGAAGTGCTGGATTTACTGTACAAGATACATGTAACACAGGAGCCCAGCATCACCTAGAAATACACTGAGCAACATGCAGGAGCATGGTGGCTGTCATGAaccataaaataatttataaaatcatAGCAAATGCTGAGTAGGAAGGGATTAAAATCATTGATTCCAGCTGTTAACCCAGCAATGTCAAGTCTACCGCTAAACCACTCAACCACATCCCCACATACCAAATCTACACATCTttcaaatacctgcagggatggtgaccccacCACTATCCTGGCCAGTGTGTTcaaatgcttgacaacccttttaGTGAAGAAAGTTTTcataatatccaatctaaacctccccagGTGCAACCTGAGCTCATTTCCTCTAGCCCTGTtatttgggagaagagaccaacccaCCTGGCTACAAACTCCTCCTTCAGGCacttgtagagagtgataaggtctcccctgagcctccttttctccaggctgaacaacccagctccctcagcagctcctcaccagacctgtgctccagacccttctctggacacgctccagcccctcaatgaACACTAAGTTTAGTTCCTCCACGGACACCCTGCATACCAGATGCTGACCAAGGCAATTCTCAGAAACATCTGAAACATTTCAGGCATCATGCCTCcctaaacaagcaaaaaaaaaaaaaaaatccaaacttttCCAAAGCAAGTGAGAAGTGTAGATTGACAAATTCAGTGCCTGATCAGGCAGATAGGAGCACCAGAAATGAGAGGGGGCATTCAGCCCAGCATCTGCAGGAATGCCCCTCTTATCCCACTCATGGCATCAAAGTGCCTTCATTAGGTTGTCAAATAGCACCCTCAGATGGCTCTACTTCATATATCTcttcatcagattttttttcttcttttctttttaaaatcaggaaaaggaCATACATCCTTACTGCAATGCTGTCAATTCCTAGTGCTTCTGACTGCAGGGAGAAGCCCAAGGAGAAGAATAAGCCTTGTACAAGGTTCCAAGAAAGTAAGCAGATGAAAACTCTTAAAAGGTACTGtattaatataatttctgaTTATACAAAAGGTTACTCCAAGATTTATTTAATCTAACTTTTTAAACATGTAATATTGTAATATGGCCTCTAATGCTTGTAGCAGTTTTCTATACATTTTATAATACTGAGATTTTCTCAGTTTTACTAGGAACCAGTGCATTTGGCAATGAACCAGTGAGCCATGCAATTAACTTCGAGCTTCTGTGTTGATACACAGTTTATTTCACACTATTTCTACAGCTTCAGTTTTCAATATATCATAAATTCATGCATCTGTAGCATTTCCTCACACTCTAAGTACTTAACCACTTTCATGGAAGTTAACAACGGAAATCAGATACTTTAATGATTGCAAAAAAAGGAGAGTTCATGCTTCTGGCACTGAAGAGAGCATAAAATAACCCAATATGGCAATTTTCCATCCAAATGGTGAAGTCTGGATTTCTGAGGTAAACCCTGTGGACAAAATGGAACTGCTCAAACATCTCAAGAGATTATTTCAAACTGTTTGACACTTTGGTAAACTTTGGTATTGAATattgaataatttcttcatatggattcatatttttaataaaagaaaatagcaaataGATCAAAAGTGGTTTggtttctgggggttttttttcttgtttgctctCTGTTTGTGATGAAGACTAAAGGACATGTCTAATATGAAGGAACAAGACCAAAGGAAAGTCAGAACTAGCAGGGAGCAAAAAAGTgatgaaaggaagagaaactgAGGTAAGTGAGGTAAATAAGAGGATTGGAGGAAGCAGGTGAGCAATATCTCAGGGATAAAGCTTTGGAGGAAGGGGAAAGTGCTTTGGAGAAGAGAGGACACAGAGAAAATCAAAGGCAGGGGAAAGGCTTGGGTTTGTCATTTCCATCTTCAGGGAAACAAAGACACAGCAGGGCACTTACACCTGTTCAAAGGGAACTAAATGATACTGTCTATGAAAATGACAAATTCTAatctgagaatattttttattccttttgcaTACAGCATGGCTTGGAACTTCAGCACCATTAAATGAATTAATTGTCAGTGATACCAGATACTATTTTACCATAACAGCCTTTCTGTGCACTCTTTCATACTGTGCCCAACAGATGGAAAATCAAGCCTGATAACATTATAGGAATTCCCCCAAAAAGATTAAGGGAAGTGGTTGCTTCTATAACCTTCACTTTAATTTTCAGACCCATAAAAGAtgtatttcttcagaaatacatttccatTAGTTGGAAATCATCTTTTAAAAGACACAACAGATGTTTGTGAAAACATCAAAACATTGATCACCGGtagaaatattctgtatttatcTGGAGTTCCAAGTTTataataatagaaaattatttcagactaATATCACAAAGTAGCTAGAATATTTATGTCTCTCGGATGCTGATGCAACGTTGATGAGATGGTGTATGATTATTTCAGGATTAAGCACTAGAGTAATAATCTCATTCCCACTGAGTGCTCCTAAATACTCTCAGCAAACCCATTTGTCCCTCTTCCTTGACTGAATCCCATCTCTGTAGAAAGAAATAGCTCCATAAAACTGGGTCAATCAAACAGTTTACTCTTTCCTACAGAAACTGTATATGTTATATGCATAATACCTTCTTCCTTTGGTAACAGTTTTATCCAGTCCATATTAGGCTGAAACATGATGCAGTGTGGGGAAAGTGagaacaccaaaaccaaaaaactaacaaaaagaaaaaaacagatccTCATGGGTAACTTCAGGAATAAAAAGTAAAGTGCTAGCAGAGGAAAATATAAGCtttaaaaagttattaatttttttctcccaaaacatGCCCTTTTATAATTAAAAGGTTTTATCTCACAGTTAAAAAAACATGTGCATGCTCACATTAATTCTGTAAAATGTGACTTACAAAAATCCTATATTCTTGTCTGTTAACCACTGAATGTGATCCAAACACTTTTTTAAGAAGAAACTGAGAGGGTCTGTATTTGCACACAATGTAAGATGCTGACGCAAAGAGAAGTAACTCTTCTCACATTTCCACAGTTTGCTGTTACAGCAAAAAAACTGGTTATTAACACcattgcttaaaaaaacccaaaataaaatcttaccCTCACTATCTTCCATAGAAGATAGCTGTTAACATAAATTAACATAAGATTCTGAATTATTAGtgttaaatatatatttctgtgcCATTATTACTTTGTGCACAAAAGAACTGCAGATAAACACAGAGCCAGCCACATGCTTCTTGAATCTGGTGTGCACAAAGCGATTACTGGAAGTATCTCagctttgtattttctctcaCCACAGTTCTTTTCTGGAGTTTTCCAAGACCGTGCACAACTTATTTGACAAGGTCACATTTTGTACCTTCAGCTACAACAGCTGCAGACAGGTACAATAGCTGAAAACAATTATGATGCCTGCATGTCATTGCAGTGCTGCATTTTGGCCTTACGCTGCACAGTGGGATGAGACAcattcttttctcccttctggtagtcaggaaaaaaatgaaattcataGCTGAGGTCCTTGACTGTATTATCCTAAGAAAAACGGAGCATACTCAACTGTAACTGCAGTCTGTCCATTCTGTTCAGAAATGGAAGgtgaaatactttaaatattGATACCACAGTGACCTCAACATCTTCCAGGTGAGGAAATGCATCCAGCTATGCAAGAAAGCACAACAAACTGCTCTGAGATGAATGCTCCAACACTTCTTCCATCTTATCACAAAGATCTATGGCAGGTGTTCAGTCAGGAACTCCATGCAAGACCACCTGACTTTCTAAGAGAGTTGTCATTGTCCTTGCAAAACTGAGACTAgctcaataaaataaataaataaaattgatttatATTATTACTAATTTTGATTATGACTACTTTTAAATGTTCCTCAAGCTGTGTTGCAAGATTACATTGGCAGTGCTGAACACTAGGCAGTTAAGATTGTAATGGAGTTGAAGtgaatgaattaaaataatgagatCAAAGCAACTGCCAGAATTATCAAAAGGTTATATATCTAAATATAGCTTGTCCTGAAGATACTTCCAACCAGTGCACCTGTTGAACTAAATCGATAAAACTGGCTAGAATCAAAGCCAGGTGTTTTTGTCAGgacaggtaaaaagaaaaaattaaaatgttgttaTCACACCCAGCTTGCAAAATCTTTATCTGAGCAAAAACATTTGTTCAGAATTAAAACATTCTTTCCTGTTTCCACAAATTTTCTGTGTTGGGCTATTCCACACAAACCTGAATGAGGTGACCTTTCATCAGAATAACCCAACAGTCAGAGATGGCACGCAGGGCCAAACATGTTCAGTGGCCACGCAGGCTAATACCGTGCATTTGTTTCCTATGGGTGTTCTACAAGATGCCTTTCTACTTTAGTCACACTGAATAAATATTGTTTAGGAATTCTGGTTACTTGGAAGGAGAGTTCTGGGAACTGAATTTGAAGTGTGGATGCAGAGAAATAATGCAGCACTACAAAAGGAATTTGTCAAGCAGAAGACGAAAAACCCTCAGGTGACAGATTCTGCATCAGTATATTCAGTGAAGAGCTAAAATTATGCTACTGCTGCTTAAAAGAATTTATGCAGGCAATGAATTCTGTGGATAGGGAAGTGTTTAATCTTTAAGTCATGCTTAAATAACAGGGCTAAGATTCAAAAATATGACCATAAATTATATTTGTCACTTGCAGTCACCTAATTAAGATCTACATCCGTTCGTCCTCAGTGCCTGTGTAATAGCATAATTATTGTATTTGGTGTAATCAAACcccacacatttttaaaggatttttcaAATGCAGCTTAGGTGCATCTCTCCGTATGACATGGCTAACCAAGAGCACTGCTGTAGCAGGGCTTCACTTCTGTAGGAGTAAACCACATTTCACTGATAAAGAGCTGTGTGTTCACATTTCATTGCATGAAAGCATTGAGACAGCTGAGACCGTGGAATCAGTACGTTCAGGCAgggcaaaagaaaacataaggCCAGTCATTACAGCTGCAAGCTCCTACAGAAagtaaaaggaaacaaatcctCTGCTGTAACCCTTTCCCCCCCAGCAGATGCACAGGTCTCTGTGAAAAACTGCTGCTTCTAAaccttctctgcttctctgcacCTTGTTTGCTGCAAGCGCATTCCATTTTCTGTTGAAACAgccaaaatggaagaaaagcttAGCTCTCACATCAGCTTTAATAGAAGGTCACAGATGAAAGCAGTGCTGCCACTACAAGGAAGCAGACACAAATAAGGCTCTCTAAACTGGTTCTCAAAATCACATCTCCTTTTCCAAGCCAGTGTACaccctgcagctgtgctcaccAGAGATTAACTGGTGCTTTTAACTTCCTGCATAGCAGAAAAGGTTTCGAGGAGCACAATATTACAGAGGGTAGTTTTTCTAAACCAAACTCCTACAATCACAAACAAGAGAGGGGAAGAATAGATACTGAGAGGTACAAGTGGAGATTGTCTGTAAACCTTTACAGAAGACAGTGGGCAGATGGTAGGGATTTGCAGTGAcacagctgtttttaaaaataaagagctggaagaggagaggcATGATTACACGTACGTTTCTAAGCCTGCACacacaagaataaaaattaagctAGCAGTGGGAAATTGAAGTTTGTATATTATTTTATAGTCCAAACTGACATTTAgaaacttctaaaaataatcAGCAGCACCTTCAAGTTTCTTTTCCAGTCATTAGTTTTCTAAATATCTATGAAGCAAAGCTGACAACAGAAACATTAACTTACAATGAGTTATTTAAAacacaatcacagaattttaggaatgtaaaaattactttcagtaCCTCAAATTAGCGCATTTTTTCTCTAAGCTTTACAATGTAAAAAGACAATTCTATGAAATCATTAAATGAACATAAATTACGTCACCTGTTTGAACTTCCTAtgaaaagatttaatttttaccgttgtatttatttttcagaggttACTAGTGGAATGCATAGATAAGTAATGCAAGAAAGAGTAAGATGTATGGGGATTATTGTAGATTGAACAGCATGGGAGGTGAGGCAGAAAAATGTTCAAATTCAACAGGGTCAAGCACTGGATAAGAATTTAGTAAAAATAGAACATTTTTAAactaaacagtatttttatttaaaaacttcagatactttcattcttttttaatgCACATTTGTGCCCCACAGCCATAGAGAAGGCTTGTTAGATAAACAGTAAAGGTTATTTTAATGCACATTGTTAAAGTCTGCTTTCTCCAGAGAATCCAATGAAGCTGTTTATTCACAGCTTTGTTTACAAAATTAACTCTTCCAGATAACATATTCCTACATCCAAGAAATCTTAACAAGAGACATGCCACTGATACCAAAACAGTAGTATTTTGGTCTTTCTTCATGGAGTCAGTTTTTTCACACTACATCAGTTCACTTCCTTCCCTGTATTAGAAATGACTTGCCAGTGTAAACATACTTTTTTACATTTGCTATATAAAAGCCATCTAACTTTCTGAACACACGAGCTGGGAtccaacaaaagaaaaaggttatCTAGAACCAGCCCactaaaaatttctttatatcCATCTCCAGAGCCACCGGTGCTGGCTCTTGCTACAGCTGGATATTGACCTGAATGGGCAGCAGATGAAACCTGTTACAAAAAATCCAGGTATTCCACAACTTCTTTCACAGTATCTGGGCTGCTCCCAGTCCAAAGACAACAAAGTGATTTAGGTGCTGTCTAGCACACAAACAAACTCAACAACTGaagacatttaaattaattttatttataccaggttttcaaaatcagaaatatttcaaagaagtTCAATAGACAGGTGCTACATTGATGATCTTTGATCCACCATTAGTGCCGTGTTCTCACTCTACAATCATTAACTCGCCACCACAAACTAAAGGGGACTTACATAAGTTTATAAAAAATAGGCAGACATGAAAATTTGGTTTATACTGGAATTGGCATAAGAGAGTAAAGCTTATTATCAAATTGTGGCAATTGCTGTAATCCATCACTTGTTCTGAGGGAATGGTAGAGAAGGAAAAGTCTTCCATTTAGCAAAACACTTTGGGTTTAAAGGAGCATACTCAAACTCCGCTTCACAATCTGACTAGGAGTGACTTTTACACTCAAGTCCATATAAATTTAAGCTTTGCACTTCTAAAATCGCCACAAGCATAAACCTCACTTGCACACTCTAGTCTTGGATTGATTTCCCTTTTCAGAGAAATCAAACCCATCTATCTATACCTCTTCCAGGATTtaccaaatcaaacaaaactgctggctttgaaatatttttttagaagaaaaatgccatttctgcACAAGCTACTCTCATGAAAAATTTATGTAACATTTCTTTATCAATAAAATAACTGAAGCCAAGATATCCAAAAGTCACGTCTACACAGAGATACACAGAAGATATTCAACTTGAGAGGATTTTCCTCCACTTCTCGATCACAATGAGGCCCTCACCATTTTGCATAATGACAGAAAACAACAGCTGACAAACCATTTTGGAACAGATGCCAGCTGTCTCTCATTTGTTTTATAATTCAAACAGTAACAGTTCTGTAGCACTttattggtttttgtttttttgttttttgtttttttttaaaagcaagccATCTGAATTGGACCTCACATCAGTCAGTCAGTCATTCATTTCAAGAACAAACTGAAGGCAGGCTGATCCTTTTGGATCCAAAACTTTAATTTGGTAGGAATCTTACATAAAGACAGTTTGTGCTTCAATTTCATAGCTAGTTGGACTGAGTGAATAAACACCTAagctagttaaaaaaaaaaaaagaacctatAATATTCAACTAAGAAGCCACAGACATTTTTCCAGACTGCAGCAGAGACAAACAATAAATTTAAACACAATACTCCTTAAAAAAAGTTTACTacctaaaatgaaaattcaaatggtttattaaaatttaacattttccattttggcttttttctaaagaaacaatttattccttgtgaaaaatcagttaaaagataatttcattttactgtaCTGAAGTCAAGTTAAACATAAAGCACAAATATCTTTACATTAAACTGGGCTTTGCATACAACATGAATGATCAGAAATAGACTATTTTGAGGAATAAAACgttgtggggttgttttttttcatctagACAACATGCATACCATCAGTTATTTCGCAATCTTAAAAGGTACCTGAAAGGAGAGTTTTGTAGAACAAAACCAAGACTCATTAATACACTTAGTTAAGTCAGTGGTCATCATGCCTTTTTACTTAAATTCTAGTAAAGTTTAGTCTACATAGAACAGCAAACACAATGAAGTGTGCAAGTCATAGGGATAGCCAGAAGCCTGAAATAAAGTCTTAAAGTTCTACAGGACAAGAGAGCCTAAACACAGTACTACTAGGTTACTTAAACTACTGggggggaaggggtgggggaaGAGAAAGTATTTGGATTATCTGCTTCCTTGTTGAAAAAGGGCTATGGACTGAACATAAAGAGCCTGCATTTAAAAGCTCCACAGTTCCACTCTaccaactttttaaaataaggtaATGATAAAAGAGCATTCCTTCTAGCAGCATGTACAGTTCAGCTGCCAGTGGCTGCCTAACAGCGCTCCTTTATGCATACCAGGAGAATCATGTCCAGTTTTGCCATTTGTGGATAACGATGACAAGATACAAAAGCATGTGTTTGCCATAAATAGCTCTGGCTAACGGAGGATTGCTCACACAGAGCAGATCAAATTCTCTATAAGGAGAGCATTATTTGGCTCCCAGCCAAAACACGTCCCCTATGCAAGCCTCAGTAGTGGCAAACACTTTCCAGTTCTATTTACATAGAAGCTAACAAGTAGAACAGTTCATTTAGGCTAATTCTTGTACTGAGTCGGTCTAACTataacactgaaaaaacaaaaattatttccccgCTTCATACCCTGCATGTAACTGTTATTACACATCATCTTACCCAGGAAGACGGCGAGCTGTAAAAACTCGTGCAAGGTTTTACTCTGGCATGTAGAACTTTAAGAACATTCAGGTACAAAACACACTACATGGTTAATTACTTCGTATTTTTAAGTTTCTGACACAAGTGTTTCATGGAACTAATGGTCTCCAGTAGTGGTAGCTTCTTTACTTTATGGTAAAGTAGGAGCAGGTCCTTTATTGAATGGCCAGAACAGAGCCACAAAGTATTGTAAAGCAGTGCCTAGATCAGTATTAAAAAGTTGCATTATTCAATATGAGATTAATGATTGTTTACCTTTACAATACTTTCCACAGAAGTTATTTGAAATATGCTTAAACACTTAAAAACTATATTTTCCAATGAAAACAAGGCAACGTTCTGTAATAAGCCACAAGTTTTATTGCAACGTGGCCAGTTTTTGATCTCAAAGAACAATGTTCCATTTAAGGCtctttttaatacagaaattgCCACCATGACTGATGTTTTACAAAACTTTAGTGTTTCAAGACTCATATGGTAAACAGATAACTTCTACTCCTGTTCAGTAGTGTACATTCAATGGAAAACGAAAGGCATCGTAACAGCTACTTCATTTATAAAGATATGCATGTAACAGGAATGAAACTGAGGTACTACAATAATTTGATGACACAGTTACAGCAACTTAATTGGCATTCCTTGGGGAGGGGGCGGGTCAAACATATTAcaaaaaagtgctttaaatGCATAGTGTTGTGTGCTGCCATGTCACAAAAATAGGCTTGTCAAGGCAGGTGAGGTGTATGAATGCACAAGAGCCTCATGGAACTGCAATCAAGTGCAACTGTAAGTAATACTGTAGAGAGTCTACCATCCGACCAGTGGACAATACTTTCAAGGCATTCGATTAGCTTACCCTTTGCTGTCTGCTAGACTATTTACATTAACTATCACATTCATTGAACATGTTGCAAGGAATGCCTGCAACGTCAGTTTTGGCCAAGAGTATGACGTGAAAGCATTCCTTGAATCCTACATAAAACTACCAGGATTAAACAGTCTAATGGCAATCACTGGTAGACTGCTTAACAATGACATCTCCTTCAGGGTGGTGGGGAAGGGACTTATTTTTtgaggaggggaggggatggggagacTAATACTATTCCAATTGAACGAGCTGCAGAAATGGAAGCTCCTTAGATCCAGATGGCACTTGTCTGTCTTTTTATAAGGGTTTTCCTTCAAGTGAAACTACCACGTTGCCTCCCAATTTCTCTCCAAGTGTTGAACGGTCCTTAATATCATCCAAACCATTTACTTGCCACTCATGTTTAATACCTGAAAGACAGATGGACAACAATGTACTTGTGAGAACCTCAACATCTAAATGGCACAATGGCTAACGAGGGAAACATTTTTAGGTCCATACctgtaaatttctttttaatggcaTCTTTAGAGCTTGCGTAGATCATCTTGCTTTTTAAAGGTGCACTTTCAGGAgccctttaaagaaaaaagtcaacAACAAAACAGTTACTAAGTCATCCAGTGGTAGCTCCAGAATATTCAATTTTGACAGCAAGCTTTGCTTTCACACACCAGAATATAAATACCAGGTCTTCTTTCTTAGATTCCTTTGTCTCATATGTGGCATCATACAAAGCGTATCGGCAATCATTCAAAGGTAGCAACTTCACAAAGGCTGTATAGGGGTCCTCCACAGTATCACCAATGTCACCAACCAATATCTGCTTTGCCTCCTCTacaattatttgttttttgtcaTCACTTAAGCAGAAGAGAacagctttctttctttttttaatctcttctggGGTTGAAGATTTCCTTACTTTCATGTCATTAAAAACCTTTATGACTTCATCGTTCACTGTTACTCCAGAAGCCTGTAAAATGAGATCAAAGGAAtaatttaaacagcaaaaattaaCACTCACTAGAAGAAGATGATAGCCCACAGTGCTAGATAAAGAAGTCTGCCTGCCCCCGTAAGAATAAAAATTCTATACTCAACCTGAACACACTATGAATTTAGTAAAATTTGCAGGACTGGAACAGAGGATATAAAGGAGGCGTGAATTCGGTAGTTTCTTGTTGTAGAtctcagcatttccagctgcagttctggATAGCAGTTTCATACAACCAGTCACACAACTGTACTACTCAAACAGTTTTCCTTTACCTTATCATGCATTTGGCTTAtttggggggaggggaagagggagtGATGAGGGGGTAGGAACTAAACATAGGAGAGGAGTTGGTAATTTTCGGTTGGGATAGGAGGGGGTGGGGTTTTGGTGGATAgatttttgttggctttttttttttttttagtagagCAAACactacagcagcagctcacatccAGCACTGTCATGACTCTCATTTTGTTGAGGGAGGTAAGGCTCTACGaggaacagaaatgttttctgcattGTGTCAGCTTCAACACCGCGCCTCAAGAACTCCCGAATTTTACTTCATACTGCTGCGGGAGTATTGTTTGACTGCTCTTCGTTCATATAAAAATACCGATCACAACCGTACAGCTCTCTATAGGGCTCGCAAGCCGCTCAAAACAAGAGCCTAAAtcagcaaggaaacaaaacaccgGCAGGGCAAACGGGGAGCTCcaggcaaaatgaaaataatttagcaaACCCCGCTGCGAGCGAGCAAGCGAGCTCAGCCC
This region of Motacilla alba alba isolate MOTALB_02 chromosome 5, Motacilla_alba_V1.0_pri, whole genome shotgun sequence genomic DNA includes:
- the CFL2 gene encoding cofilin-2; translation: MASGVTVNDEVIKVFNDMKVRKSSTPEEIKKRKKAVLFCLSDDKKQIIVEEAKQILVGDIGDTVEDPYTAFVKLLPLNDCRYALYDATYETKESKKEDLVFIFWAPESAPLKSKMIYASSKDAIKKKFTGIKHEWQVNGLDDIKDRSTLGEKLGGNVVVSLEGKPL